The genomic window GCAGGCCAGTCGCAGGGGCAGGCGGCAGATTCCCGACAGCATGCCGGTGAACACCAATAGCGGAATCCTCGCCAACGCGAACACCGTTGCCGCGGCGAGGCACGTCGTCAAGAGCGGCGCATTGTGTAAATCTCGCTCGGCCAGCAGCCACTTGCCGACCGGCAGCCAAGCGTAGCAGGCCAACGCCGCCAGCGCGGTCGGCACGACAAGCAGCCAGTACAGCACGTGGGCCGTGGACATGATCTCGCCGATGCGGCGGAGATCGTTGCGGGCGTAGGCGGCGCCGATCGCATTGACGACGCTTTGCCCGAGGCCTGCTTCCGACAGGCTGAGGTACATGGTGATCGTGTTCACCGCGACCCACAGCGCGAACTGCTCGCGGCCGAGCAGGCCGACGAGAACCGGCATCAACAGCAGCGTCATGCCGCTGCGCAGGAGCGTGTTGAAGACGTACAGCGCGTTGGCAAGCAGCGCGCTGCGGACGGCGCTCCCCGCCGGCGGTTGCGTGCGCTCGGGGGCGTTCACCGCGGAGCGAGTCGGCGCAAGCGACCGGTCGGCCCCGCGGCCTGGGTGGTCGTGAGCGACGGTGAGGGAGGTCGTCGACATCGTCGTCTTGGCGGTCGCTCGGGGGGGCTCGGGGCGTCGGCGACGTGTCGTCGCAACCTGATGGCGCCGCTGTGATTTCGCAACAGTTCTCGTCGCGTCATGCGCACGAGGCGACCGCGGCTGCAACGAAGGCGGGGGGGATGGTCGGCAATCGCCCCGACCATGTCAACACGAGCCCGCTGTCACGGAACATGCTGGCGCCCGCTGGCGCCCAGTGAGGGGCGGGTGAGGTTGTGACGCGGGTCCGCAACCCGTACCATCCGCGCTCCTTCCGCGGTTCCGATATCAGCTTCAAACGAACAAACGATCACAGAAGCGCGAACATGCAGCCTACCTGGCAGTCGGCCGTCAAAGCGGCGATCGATCGCATCGCGGCGGCGGCCCTGGCAGTCGCGATGGCGCCGTTGCTAGCGGCGATCGCTCTGGCGGTGAAGCTCGACAGCCCGGGGCCTGCGCTGTTCACGCAGGAGCGGGTCGGTCGGCACGGTTCGCTCTTTCGCGTGTTCAAGTTCCGCACGATGGTCGAGGACGCCGACCGGCTGCTCGACGAGCAGGGCCGCGTCCAGGGAGCGCGGGTCACGCGCGTCGGCAAGTGGCTCCGGCGCACCAGCCTCGACGAGCTGCCGCAGTTGTTCAACATCCTGCGCGGGGAGATGTCGTTCATCGGTCCCCGGCCGACGCAGGCCGACCATTGGCGCCGGTACGACGACCGGCAGAAGCGACGCACGGCGGTCCGGCCAGGGGTCACGGGGCTGGCTCAGGTGAGCGGCCGCAATACGATCCCCTGGTCTCGGCGGATCGAGTTGGATCTGCAGTACGTGGATCACTACTCGTTGTGGCTCGATTTGAAGATCGCGGCGCGTACGGTGGGAGCCGTCCTTCTTGGAACGGGAGTCGTCATGGATCGCAACACGGAGCAAATGGACGACCTGCCGCACGGCGCCGACGAGACAGCGGCCCTGTCCGCAATCTCAGGCCGCGCGGAGCCGAAGCTCGTGGGGCCCTATCGCAAAGACTTGCGGGACGAGCAGTTTCTCAAGACGCTCAACGACGCCTTGGCGGAGATTCACGACCGTCAACTTGGCGACGAGTGCCGACCGCTGCCGACGGTCCACGTCATCGGCGCCCCGCGTTCGGGGACGACCGTGACGACGCAGCTTTTGGCTGCATCGCTCGACGTGGGATACGTCAACAATCTGGTCGCCTCGTTCTGGCGGGCGCCGGTGTTCGGCCTGCGGTTGTCGCAGAAAGTCCTGGGGCCGGGCGGGCCGACGACGTTCGCGTCGGACTTCGGACGAACGCGGGGCATTCGCGAGCCGCATGAGTTCGGCTACTTCTGGGCCGATGTGCTGGGTTATCGCGACATGCAAGAACAGCCGAGCGAGTTCGAGGACTCGATCGACTGGGCCCGCATTCGCCGGCTGTTCGCCAACATGACCGACGCCTGCGGCAAGCCGATGGTGTTCAAGTCGTTCTTGCTGGCGTGGCACCTGCAGCGCACCGTTCGGGAAATGCCCGACTCGCTGTTCGTGTGGGTGCGGCGCGATCCGGTCGAGAACGCCTTGTCGCTGCTGCGGGCCCGGGAGAAGCAGTTGGGCTCGGCCGACGCCTGGATTTCGATGCGTCCCCGCCAGTACGAATGGCTGCGGCACGAATCGCCCGAGGTGCAAACGGCCGGCCAAGTCCGCTTCGTCGAGCAGGCGATCGAGCGCCAAGCCGGGCTCGTCGATTCCCGCAACCTGATCGAAGTCAATTACGACCAGCTCTGCCGGAACCCGGCGGAGCTGGTTGACGCCGTCGCCGTGCGTTTGGACTCGTTGGGCTGCCCCGTGTATCGCACCTCGCCCCCCCCCGACGCCCTCGCGGCGGTTGCGCGGCCGGAGCCGGACGCCGGCCGGCGGGCTCGCGTCGCAGCCGCTGTGGCCGCCTTCCAGCAAGGACGATTCGATGACCGGATGCGCACTTCCGCGGCAGCTTGAAACGGCCGGCGCCAACGACGTGTTCACCGTGTGGGACGCGGCCGAACCGGCGGATCGCGCCGCCTGGCTCGCGGCCTGGAACGCCTGGGTTCGGCGCGACGTGTTCGCCCACCCAGGCTATCAAGAGCTGTCGGCGGGGGGAACGACCCGGGCGATGTGCGCGTCCCTGACGACCGACTCAGGGTCCGTGCTGTTTCCGTTTTTGCTGCAGGACCTCGCTCCCCTGCCCTGCTGGGGCCCGGACGTCGGCCCCGCGTACGACGTCACGACCAACGGTTACGTCGGCGCCTTTCGCACCAGCGAACTAGGCGAGGACGATCTGGCCGCACGGTTCTGGCAGCGGTTCGACGCGTGGTCGGCCGCAACCGGCGTCGTCTCGGAGTTCGTGCGAATGTCGATCGACGCCGACCAATTGCTCCCCTACCCGGGCGAGCAGGCGACCAAACGGAACATCGTCCGCTCGCTCGAGCTTGATGAACCCGAACTGTGGAAGGACGTCCGGCACAAAGTCCGCAAGAACGTGAAGCGGGCCCGCTCAGAGGGGGTGACCGTCGAGATCGACCCGTGCGGAGACCGGCTGGACGAGTTCCTCGCCGTCTATGACGGAACGATGGGGCGACGAAGCGTCGCGTCGCAGGACGCGCAAGGGGCCGAGTATTTTGCACGACTTTGCCGCTCGCTGCCGGGCAACTTCGCGTTTCTGCACGCAGTGCACGGCGGGCAGGTCGTCTCCAGCGAACTGGTCCTGTTCGGGGCAGAGAACGCCTACTCGTTCCTGGGGGGAACCGACGAGCGGCACTTCGAGATGCGCCCGAACGATCTGTTGAAGTACGAAATAATCCTGTGGGCTCGGTCCCAGGGTTTGCGGCAATACGTGTTGGGGGGCGGTCGCAGCCCCGACGACGGCATCTATCGCTACAAGGAGTCGTTTGCCCCGCAAGGGGTCGTCGACTACCGCGTCGGTTGGCGCGTGCCGCGCCCCGAGGCGTACCGCCGCCTGACGGCGCGCTCGCCGGGCGCAGATCAGACCGAGTACTCGCCGAACCGGACCGAGACGTACTTTCCGGCGTACCGAAAGGCGGCCTAGCGCTTCGCCAACTCGCGCGGAACTCCTCCAACGCCAGCCGCCAATACGACTCCTTCTCCGCGGAACGTTTCCTGCTCGCCATCACGCGACCTCCGAAGGCAAAAGACTGAAAGCCTCCAACCTACCGCGGCCGTCAAGATGCAGTTCACCGTGCGCTCACGGCCATCGGGGTCGACGACCGGGGCGCCGGTTCCGAAGTCGACTTGCGCCTCCTGGCCGGCTGCGCATTCCAGCCGGCGGAACGGCAATGGCCGCGTCCAACCGATCCGCTTGAGGAAGCGACGGACGCTGTCGTAGCCGACCGTCGCGCCGTGCTCGGAGACCAGATCCTGGTGGATCCGCCGGGCCGACAGCTCTGCGCCTCTTTGGCCTGGATGATCTCCCGCCACGGCTCGCAGTCGCTCGGGCGAAGATCCGCTTAGCCGTATGCCGCTGCTTCTTCGGCGCCTTCGCGTCGCTCACCAAAATCTCGGCGATCAGCGGCAGGAACCGCTCCATCTTCGGCCGCGAACGCGCCTTCGCCCTCCGATAGCCGGGCGGCTCGACGTGCGCCAGCACCTTCTGAATCGTCTCCCAGTGCAACTTGTACACCCGACACGCTTGCCGCCGGCTCAACTCGCCGGTCAGCACGCGTCGTCGGATCTCGGTCCACTTCTCCATATGACGTAGCACTCCTGGCACGCCTCGCTTCACGAGCACTCGGGCATCAGCAACGGAAACCGGCCTGCGGCCGCCTGCCACGATGATCCTAGTGTCGCAAATTCGAAACAATGCACGGTTGTGCGCTACGGAATCCGGGCGCCAGCCCTCCTGCCGGGCGCTACGTTTTTGGAATGGCGGTCACACCTCGCTGGATTCTCGCTTCGATGCGGGCGTGGGCGGCGTCATTGCTGGGTGGGCGGCGACAATTGAGAGGGCTGGTCCGGGGTTGTTGAAGCTGGTGTCAGGCTGGAATTGGCGGGGGTTGGTGGCGACGCGACTTTTTGTACCTCACGCCGAGAATCGCTTGACATCGCAAGGGTCTCCTTCGTGCGTCATGCTAACGACTGTCAAGGAGAATTCCACTTCCGACTGAGGCAGGACACAAGAGCTAAGGCCAGGAATAGTTGCTTCCATTTGAACGTAGCCGAATCTTGCCCACGCCAGCCAATAAATCAATCGAGACAATCGCATCGTTGACCGGATCGAGAATAGCCATTCCGGCATCAGTATCAGAGGTCATTCCTATCGACAATACAGGCTGGCCTTCTCCCGTGTAGAAGCTGAGCGATCCATGTCCACTTTCGGCGAGATTGAGAATCACTCTTTCGTGACCATCTTTGTCAGAAAGCGACAGAAAAGGACAGTCACTATCGTACATGCCAATACGTATTCGTACGACGCGGTTGCTGTCAGATAGCTCGATTGGTTTGTCGTGCATAAGTGCAGTGCCTTTCTGCAGTAACATACATAGAATGCTATACCACTAAACGCCACATTCACTTTCCCAGATCAATCGGATCTGGGACCCTCGGGCAGAACAAGAGTTAGTGTACCCTCTGTTCTGTAAAAGTCCCTGCAGGGGCCGCGTTGGCGTACTGGTAGGAGACGTCGTTGAGGACCCCCGTGCCGTTCGAGTCGGCGTACGACGCGACGCGGGCGAGTTGTCCCAGGGAAGTGTACTCGTAATCGTGCACGACCCCGCGCGGGGCGGGGGAATGTTCGAAAAGCTACCGACGCCTGCCCGCTGTGCTAATATGGACCTGTCCCCTTTCTTACCTCCACGACGGTCGACGTGTAATCCTCCCACCGGCTGGTTGTCGTTCTCCCGAATCGATCCCAGTAACCGTACTCGCCGGCCGCCGTCTCCATCGTCCGCCGCACCTCCGGGCCGACGTAGTCGGCGGGCTGATGCGGACTCAGTTTCGGGCGTAGTTTTGACTCCTCGCCTGACAGGCCGGGGGCGGAGAACGTGTGTCGTCATTTTGCCGGCGAGCAAAACTCCATCATTGTCTCGTGCAAAACTCCGGGCTGCGGGGCGGGGGAGGGTTTGCCGAACGTGTTGGGGGCCATCGTCTTGCGCGTCGGGTCGCCGATCGCGGGGCGGCTGGTTTTGCCAGCAAAACTCGCGGCGGGCGAGCAAAACTCGCGACCCGGCCTCGGTCGCGTCCGATGCGCGATTGCGTCGCAAGCGCGGGCGAAGCGCGCGGCTGGCAGCATCTGTTCTACGCGATGCGGCGGCCCATTTTCTACCGAAATCCCGTGGGAAATTGAGCGGACGATTCCGGCCTTGTCGCCGGGCGCTCCTCGCTGGATTCTCGCTACGGGGCGGGCGTGGGCGGCGTCATCGGTGGGTGGGCGGCGACAATTGAGAGGGCTGGTCCGGGGTGGTTGAAGCTGGTTTCAGGCTGGAATTGGCGGGGGTTCTTGGCGGCGCGATTATTTGTACCCCACGGACGATTCCTGTTCGCCGCTGCGCGGCGGGCGGAAAATCGGTCGTGGTGGCTGGTTGACGGCGATCATCGAAGGTTCAAAGCGACAATTTCAGTCGCTGCTGTCGGCTGGTTGGTCTTGGATTGGCGGCTGGTTTTCTGGGGTTTTGGTCGGCGACGACTTTTTGCGCCCTACGACCCGCGGCTTTTACAGAAAAGGGGTTGCTCTATCCGGTCACAACGAAGAGGCAGTGCGCCGAAAGAGCGCCTTAAAGTACTGGATCTCTGCTCGACTCTCAGCAATCGCAGACGCTAGCGCTCCACACCATAGCAAAACAGACAACCAAGGGATCCACCCGAAGGTGAATGCATCAGATGCGCTCGACAATTGATCAATATCAGTGACCGATAGAATGAGTATTGACTTGAACAAGTCGAGACATATTAAAAAAATTAAACTCCAGAAAACGAACCGCATCCTACGAATCTGAGGTAATGCCCTAATTATTGGCTGATGGCGTCGCCACAACTGAAGCCGGTCTTGCGGCGCCAAATCACGCAACTCAGGTATCGATGCCAGATTCCAGAAAAAACGCACTGATTAGTTCCTTCCTGCACAATGACGTTGGACTAGGGGCATTTTGGAAATGGCTTGCCTGGATTACGGCGTTGAAAGTCTTCTCTGCAATCGTCCCGTCCGCCCAATGCACTATCCAAGCAACAAGCAGCAATTACTAACGCCCCAGTAGTACACAACGCAAGGCAACCGACTTTACAATAGGGTATTGGCCACCAACCTCACGCTAACAGACATGTTTTCATGCATGCCAACCAGACTCCACCTGATGCTCCGAGGCATATCTTGAGCTGTAGCGCATTATGACGCAAACAATCACAGTATTGCCCAACTGTGCCATCTGGGTCTAATTGCACTATTGGATTTGAGTCGACATAGTTGTATAGATTCCATAATAATCCATCGTACTCAATGGGATCTCTTCCCGTCCACCTCCCGAGGTGACTCGCATAGAACCGATTCCGGTTCAACTGCAACCCCGTCCCCAGATCAAGCTCCCTGCCGGTGTACCGGACGACGTTGGCGACGTCGGTGCCGTTGGCGTCGTCCGACCAGTCGCTCCCTTCGGAGTTGGGATCGGCGGCGCCGTTGAGGACCGTGCATTCTCTGTAGGGCGTGTAGGCGTACCGCTCGACGACTTTGCCGAGGTCGCCGCTGCCGCTGTCGCCGTTGACCAAAGCCGTGACGTTGTAGTTCGCGTCTTGCAGGTAGTAGTGGTACGTGTCCGGCCCCTCGGACTGGTGGTCGCTGTCCCGCCAGCGGAGCGCGACCGCGTCGACGTACTCGGGGTGGTAGACGTACTGCTGGTCGATCCGCGCCGTGCTCGGGGTCGTCCCGACGCGCTCTTCGACGATTTGCCACCGGTCATTGTAGTAGTAATGCCGCGTTTCGGTCAAAGAACCGCCCGCATAGCTCTCGCGAACGATGCGATGATTGTTGCCGTCGAACTCGTTCTTCTGAACCGTGTTCGTCCCGTCATGGATCTCGATGAGCCGGTTCCAGGCGTCCCACTTCAGTTCGGACCCCTGCGTCGGGTCGGCCCCAGGTCGGAGCGAGCGCTAAGCGGCGGCGCGAGCTG from Pirellulales bacterium includes these protein-coding regions:
- a CDS encoding sugar transferase, whose translation is MQPTWQSAVKAAIDRIAAAALAVAMAPLLAAIALAVKLDSPGPALFTQERVGRHGSLFRVFKFRTMVEDADRLLDEQGRVQGARVTRVGKWLRRTSLDELPQLFNILRGEMSFIGPRPTQADHWRRYDDRQKRRTAVRPGVTGLAQVSGRNTIPWSRRIELDLQYVDHYSLWLDLKIAARTVGAVLLGTGVVMDRNTEQMDDLPHGADETAALSAISGRAEPKLVGPYRKDLRDEQFLKTLNDALAEIHDRQLGDECRPLPTVHVIGAPRSGTTVTTQLLAASLDVGYVNNLVASFWRAPVFGLRLSQKVLGPGGPTTFASDFGRTRGIREPHEFGYFWADVLGYRDMQEQPSEFEDSIDWARIRRLFANMTDACGKPMVFKSFLLAWHLQRTVREMPDSLFVWVRRDPVENALSLLRAREKQLGSADAWISMRPRQYEWLRHESPEVQTAGQVRFVEQAIERQAGLVDSRNLIEVNYDQLCRNPAELVDAVAVRLDSLGCPVYRTSPPPDALAAVARPEPDAGRRARVAAAVAAFQQGRFDDRMRTSAAA
- a CDS encoding GNAT family N-acetyltransferase, translating into MTGCALPRQLETAGANDVFTVWDAAEPADRAAWLAAWNAWVRRDVFAHPGYQELSAGGTTRAMCASLTTDSGSVLFPFLLQDLAPLPCWGPDVGPAYDVTTNGYVGAFRTSELGEDDLAARFWQRFDAWSAATGVVSEFVRMSIDADQLLPYPGEQATKRNIVRSLELDEPELWKDVRHKVRKNVKRARSEGVTVEIDPCGDRLDEFLAVYDGTMGRRSVASQDAQGAEYFARLCRSLPGNFAFLHAVHGGQVVSSELVLFGAENAYSFLGGTDERHFEMRPNDLLKYEIILWARSQGLRQYVLGGGRSPDDGIYRYKESFAPQGVVDYRVGWRVPRPEAYRRLTARSPGADQTEYSPNRTETYFPAYRKAA
- a CDS encoding RHS repeat-associated core domain-containing protein; its protein translation is MTETRHYYYNDRWQIVEERVGTTPSTARIDQQYVYHPEYVDAVALRWRDSDHQSEGPDTYHYYLQDANYNVTALVNGDSGSGDLGKVVERYAYTPYRECTVLNGAADPNSEGSDWSDDANGTDVANVVRYTGRELDLGTGLQLNRNRFYASHLGRWTGRDPIEYDGLLWNLYNYVDSNPIVQLDPDGTVGQYCDCLRHNALQLKICLGASGGVWLACMKTCLLA